From Oncorhynchus mykiss isolate Arlee chromosome 6, USDA_OmykA_1.1, whole genome shotgun sequence, the proteins below share one genomic window:
- the LOC118964855 gene encoding uncharacterized protein LOC118964855 isoform X1 — MMAHTDERSSTPSFTSKGTSLVPKGDGIDIEEKEECIPSSSGHLRELLITPDISSATAFPLQYLMDSSKDDVICLVTILVIRLLSEIRPSALDEPSQQAADLTETSQQLIRQVLSEFCAASRFSRTKAYSQNLNIQRVFRGVHKNIMEEFGSYNTLQAAISSQDPAFDRVLVKSLTQQLVQGCKEASGPASAATNPSDQAETERGVEQKARRSFLCFSMTKLRINFKHSKRGNKKDCHSVQEQTEIPSTDGHCIGKDFRALLKLVVLFRCVLET; from the exons ATGATGGCACACACAGATGAACGATCCTCCACTCCTTCTTTCACCAGCAAGGGAACCTCTTTGGTACCAAAGGGAGATGGGATTGACATTGAAGAGAAGGAAGAGTGTATCCCCAGCAGCTCTGGCCATCTGAGGGAGCTCTTAATCACCCCGGACATCAGCAGTGCCACTgcattcccactgcagtacttgatGGACTCCAGCAAAGATGATGTTATCTGTTTGGTCACCATACTGGTGATAAGGTTGCTATCGGAGATCAGACCCTCAGCCCTAGATGAACCCTCCCAACAGGCAGCAGATCTGACAGAAACATCTCAGCAACTCATCAGACAagtcctgtctgagttctgtgctgCATCCAGATTCTCCAGGACAAAGGCATATTCCCAGAACCTGAACATCCAAAGGGTGTTCAGAGGTGTACATAAAAACATCATGGAGGAGTTTGGCTCTTATAACACCCTGCAAGCAGCTATTTCCTCCCAGGACCCTGCATTTGACAGAGTCCTGGTAAAGtccttgacccagcagctggtacagggatgcaaggaggcgtcaggaccagcttctgctgcaacaaacccatcagaccaggctgagacagagaggggggttgAGCAGAAAGCAAGAAGGAGCTTCCTTTGCTTTTCAATGACCAAACTCAGGATCAACTTCAAG CATTCCAAGAGAGGAAACAAAAAGGACTGCCATTCAGTCCAGGAACAGACTGAGATTCCCTCTACTGATGGACATTGCATAGGTAAGGATTTTAGAGCTCTGCTAAAGCTTGTAgttttgtttaggtgtgtgttagaaacatag
- the LOC118964855 gene encoding uncharacterized protein LOC118964855 isoform X2, whose translation MMAHTDERSSTPSFTSKGTSLVPKGDGIDIEEKEECIPSSSGHLRELLITPDISSATAFPLQYLMDSSKDDVICLVTILVIRLLSEIRPSALDEPSQQAADLTETSQQLIRQVLSEFCAASRFSRTKAYSQNLNIQRVFRGVHKNIMEEFGSYNTLQAAISSQDPAFDRVLVKSLTQQLVQGCKEASGPASAATNPSDQAETERGVEQKARRSFLCFSMTKLRINFKHSKRGNKKDCLSVQEQTEIPSTDGHCIGKDFRALLKLVVLFRCVLET comes from the exons ATGATGGCACACACAGATGAACGATCCTCCACTCCTTCTTTCACCAGCAAGGGAACCTCTTTGGTACCAAAGGGAGATGGGATTGACATTGAAGAGAAGGAAGAGTGTATCCCCAGCAGCTCTGGCCATCTGAGGGAGCTCTTAATCACCCCGGACATCAGCAGTGCCACTgcattcccactgcagtacttgatGGACTCCAGCAAAGATGATGTTATCTGTTTGGTCACCATACTGGTGATAAGGTTGCTATCGGAGATCAGACCCTCAGCCCTAGATGAACCCTCCCAACAGGCAGCAGATCTGACAGAAACATCTCAGCAACTCATCAGACAagtcctgtctgagttctgtgctgCATCCAGATTCTCCAGGACAAAGGCATATTCCCAGAACCTGAACATCCAAAGGGTGTTCAGAGGTGTACATAAAAACATCATGGAGGAGTTTGGCTCTTATAACACCCTGCAAGCAGCTATTTCCTCCCAGGACCCTGCATTTGACAGAGTCCTGGTAAAGtccttgacccagcagctggtacagggatgcaaggaggcgtcaggaccagcttctgctgcaacaaacccatcagaccaggctgagacagagaggggggttgAGCAGAAAGCAAGAAGGAGCTTCCTTTGCTTTTCAATGACCAAACTCAGGATCAACTTCAAG CATTCCAAGAGAGGAAACAAAAAGGACTGCCTTTCAGTCCAGGAACAGACTGAGATTCCCTCTACTGATGGACATTGCATAGGTAAGGATTTTAGAGCTCTGCTAAAGCTTGTAgttttgtttaggtgtgtgttagaaacatag